One Kitasatospora sp. MAP12-44 DNA segment encodes these proteins:
- a CDS encoding divalent metal cation transporter has translation MIFERFGRFWGAFSVGDLFLVNSLTIVTEFIGVALALNYFGIPKYVSVPLAAVLLFAVVAGGSFRRWERFLFALIALNIVMLPMALMSHPKVGETAAGFVPQFPGGLNSTLLLIIVAIVGTTVAPWQLFFQQSNVVDKRITPRWIRYERADLWIGIAVVMIGGVAIMATSAFVFKNTDLFGQFADAGAVADGLKTHGSHALGSLFAIVLLDAALVGANAVSLATTYTLGDTLKKRHSLHWKPSEAPIFYVG, from the coding sequence TTGATCTTCGAGCGCTTCGGCAGGTTCTGGGGCGCCTTCTCCGTCGGTGACCTGTTCCTGGTCAACTCCCTCACCATCGTCACCGAGTTCATCGGCGTCGCACTCGCACTCAACTACTTCGGCATCCCCAAGTACGTCTCGGTGCCACTGGCTGCGGTCCTGCTCTTCGCCGTCGTGGCCGGTGGGTCCTTCCGCCGCTGGGAGCGCTTCCTGTTCGCGCTGATCGCGCTGAACATCGTCATGCTCCCGATGGCCCTGATGTCGCACCCCAAGGTGGGCGAGACCGCGGCCGGTTTCGTCCCGCAGTTCCCCGGCGGCCTCAACTCCACGCTCCTGCTGATCATCGTCGCCATCGTCGGCACCACCGTCGCGCCCTGGCAGCTGTTCTTCCAGCAGTCCAACGTGGTCGACAAGCGCATCACCCCGCGCTGGATCCGCTACGAGCGCGCCGACCTGTGGATCGGCATCGCCGTCGTCATGATCGGCGGCGTCGCGATCATGGCCACCTCCGCGTTCGTCTTCAAGAACACCGACCTGTTCGGCCAGTTCGCCGACGCGGGAGCCGTCGCCGACGGCCTCAAGACCCACGGCAGCCACGCGCTGGGCTCGCTCTTCGCGATCGTCCTGCTCGACGCCGCGCTCGTCGGCGCCAACGCCGTCAGCCTCGCCACCACCTATACCCTCGGCGACACCCTCAAGAAGCGCCACTCCCTGCACTGGAAGCCTTCCGAAGCCCCGATCTTCTACGTCGGCTAG
- a CDS encoding VOC family protein has protein sequence MLVSLDHVQLTAPPGSEDALRAFYTGALGMTEIPKPPQLSSRGGCWFAADDGRVQLFLGIEDHFRPTTKAHPGLRVSGIDTLAERVAAHGAPVVWDDSLPPSRRFYSQDPVGNLLEFLEPAP, from the coding sequence GTGCTCGTCTCACTCGATCACGTCCAGCTCACCGCGCCCCCCGGCAGCGAGGACGCGCTGCGTGCCTTCTACACCGGCGCACTCGGCATGACCGAAATCCCCAAGCCGCCCCAACTCTCCAGCCGCGGTGGCTGTTGGTTCGCCGCCGACGACGGCCGCGTCCAGCTCTTCCTCGGCATCGAGGACCACTTCCGCCCTACCACCAAAGCCCACCCGGGACTGCGCGTCAGCGGCATCGACACCCTCGCCGAACGCGTCGCCGCACACGGAGCCCCGGTCGTCTGGGACGACTCCCTCCCTCCGAGCCGCCGCTTCTACAGCCAGGACCCGGTCGGCAACCTGCTGGAGTTCCTCGAACCCGCGCCCTGA